Proteins from one Aspergillus nidulans FGSC A4 chromosome VIII genomic window:
- a CDS encoding WD repeat protein (transcript_id=CADANIAT00001966) gives MSVDLLSSSFSRPVLVESLLRFSALYDSSWQWCNLRLERNERLISPPTTPMRAVLPGRPPAKLQSFGTASWNGLRVVVYISGQALVILGGPHNLLQTIYVDDTQALQAVAIDGASGRIAVCGGPSAFVYEPYGTYGETLKWSLAFTLRYEDDEEPICTISWGSSDELLLGNSHLTLWFLHDTPRAAWREKLANPVKFAQISPDSTLIVTTGVYDRFVKVWKRLAFGADDVRFDVSYLAHPAIVTGFHWRRPLHGEQSMANVFYTLCADNKIRVWAAIDNHAPSPLQLWTQIDMNRSVQPRHATNGVGVSRRYGFIIDSRDFCSATERAVERGAGNKGNHALEHIIEVATRSPEIYVVMDGEGHMAAWALEDVGSKAQSKMNVFNILHVEGLDFSFLRGLSAEEDYAQICAFQSADPGDALSILVHHFDGRIEWYDSQVDVLFDPAPVRNRIARKASWTGHIGPVKKIIRNAFGDTLTSRTDDNKALIWRQKRRDSGSGLLRKSTLFSDEHIHRSCVIENGDFIVNLHHNGISVWDVRSFHAERIASLTFELSGKPLCVLEMLTPEKNAGVVYIAAIAADMSGIAWEVNLPLAKGHTKSQCHLKKFCTFDLGLKEDVSYFLPVDPAGPRTQLSGFFDLFSPDIALSYTATGIVHTWTARVDKDNSRIEWLLTSTVETGIANPSLASGSSIKKAALVDEDRTHLTIWDTKGAQLEFEEHFAQKDIIRDLDWTSTPDMQSVLAVGFPHKVILLTQLRYDYLDSGPSWTQIREIWIRDLTPHPIGDSCWLSSGYLAIGAGNQLFVYDNEIEATDRVVSQLRIPTRGSSTVDLFEVVSRLNGALPVFHPQFLAQCILSGKTNLVHSILMNLHRKLKFYTEGDDIDGFLEMALEDFYVDHDVPQQAVSKELHSSYADLSLEEEPTVMDEATAAILNENLARVALPQLTSQEQVRLVDTIECVATVEKHRRSMDDNAARYLLFFRQHMLRRTQGIANNDTVSWREIVWAFHSGSQDILIDLVSRQFGGKLSWKAARESGIFMWLSNSATIREQLEVVARNEYTKTEERNPIDCSLYYLALRKKNILQGLWRMAHWNREQSATQKLLANDFRESRWQTAALKNAYALLGRRRFEYAAAFFLLADHLRDAVQVCLNQVGDLQLAIAIARAYEGDNGPVLKEILETRVLPEAAMDGNRWMASWAFWMLGRRDMAVRSLISPVESLIPSDPASPETPGSISLQAKSYLSNDPALVVLYKQLREMTLQTLKGASKVSAQAEWEFVLRNARLYDRMGCDLLALDLVRHWEFLKEPPSTQLSKDGMINLVDGAIDYRKMLRRRSSLVVADMPAKPREPTSPVAPKQQPPPTMFHEPDANSLLDSFGF, from the exons ATGAGCGTGGACC TTCTTTCCAGTTCATTCTCCCGCCCCGTGCTTGTGGAATCCTTGCTACGTTTCTCAGCACTCTATGATTCCTCCTGGCAATGGTGTAATCTCCGTCTTGAGCGCAACGAGCGTCTGATCTCCCCACCGACCACCCCTATGCGAGCAGTATTGCCGGGGAGACCCCCAGCGAAGCTCCAGTCTTTCGGCACTGCGTCCTGGAATGGCCTTCGTGTGGTT GTGTACATCTCGGGTCAAGCACTGGTCATTCTCGGCGGTCCGCACAACCTCCTACAAACAATTTATGTCGACGATACGCAAGCGCTACAGGCTGTTGCTATAGATGGAGCTTCGGGAAGAATAGCTGTTTGTGGGGGCCCGTCTGCTTTCGTCTACGAGCCTTACGGTACCTACGGCGAAACGCTGAAG TGGTCCTTGGCCTTTACCCTTCGTtacgaagacgatgaagagccGATTTGTACGATATCGTGGGGTTCTTCCGACGAGCTCCTTCTGGGGAATTCACATCTCACGCTCTGGTTCCTGCATGACACACCTCGGGCGGCATGGCGGGAGAAGCTCGCTAACCCGGTTAAGTTCGCACAGATTTCGCCTGACTCTACTCTCATTGTTACCACAGGAGTTTATGATCGGTTTGTGAAGGTATGGAAGAGGTTAGCATTCGGTGCTGACGACGTGCGCTTCGATGTATCATACCTCGCGCATCCTGCTATAGTTACGGGGTTTCACTGGCGCCGGCCGCTTCATGGAGAGCAGTCAATGGCGAATGTCTTCTACACATTATGCGCCGATAATAAAATCCGAGTTTGGGCGGCGATTGATAACCATGCCCCATCTCCACTACAGCTATGGACGCAGATTGACATGAACCGTTCCGTACAGCCGAGACACGCAACGAATGGAGTGGGCGTATCACGCCGCTACGGGTTTATCATCGATAGTCGGGATTTCTGCAGCGCTACCGAGCGGGCGGTGGAACGAGGTGCAGGAAACAAAGGAAACCATGCTTTGGAACATATTATCGAAGTTGCGACGAGGAGCCCGGAGATATATGTGGTAATGGATGGTGAAGGGCATATGGCTGCCTGGGCGTTGGAAGACGTCGGCTCCAAGGCCCAATCCAAAATGAACGTGTTCAACATCCTCCATGTCGAGGGTTTGGATTTCTCGTTCTTGCGCGGACTCTCTGCCGAGGAAGATTATGCGCAAATATGTGCCTTTCAAAGTGCAGATCCTGGAGACGCGCTCTCAATCCTGGTCCACCACTTTGACGGACGGATCGAATGGTATGATTCGCAAGTAGATGTCCTGTTTGATCCGGCTCCTGTCAGGAATCGCATCGCCCGTAAGGCGTCCTGGACAGGACATATCGGCCCCGTTAAGAAGATAATCCGAAACGCTTTTGGCGACACTCTCACTTCTCGCACAGACGATAACAAAGCCTTGATATGGAGACAGAAGCGGAGAGACAGCGGCTCTGGGCTTCTCCGTAAGAGCACGTTGTTCTCAGACGAGCATATCCACCGCAGCTGCGTGATCGAGAATGGTGATTTCATCGTTAATTTGCATCATAACGGAATATCTGTCTGGGATGTTCGTTCGTTCCATGCAGAAAGAATTGCATCGTTAACATTCGAGCTTTCAGGTAAACCGCTCTGCGTTCTGGAAATGCTTACACCCGAGAAGAATGCCGGGGTTGTTTACATCGCAGCAATTGCGGCGGATATGAGTGGAATCGCTTGGGAAGTCAATCTTCCACTTGCGAAAGGACACACAAAGTCTCAATGCCACTTGAAGAAATTCTGTACCTTTGACCTAGGGTTGAAAGAAGATGTCTCATACTTCCTACCTGTGGACCCTGCCGGTCCTCGGACTCAGTTGTCTGGATTTTTTGACCTATTTTCGCCCGACATAGCGCTGTCTTATACGGCTACTGGTATTGTTCATACATGGACGGCCAGAGTGGACAAGGATAATAGCCGGATAGAATGGCTACTGACGTCCACCGTTGAGACGGGCATCGCAAATCCTTCTCTTGCCAGTGGAAGCTCCATCAAGAAGGCAGcgcttgttgacgaagatcGAACGCATCTCACTATTTGGGATACAAAGGGCGCACAActcgagtttgaggaacATTTTGCCCAAAAGGACATCATTCGTGATTTGGACTGGACGTCTACACCGGACATGCAGTCCGTTCTTGCGGTGGGATTTCCACACAAGGTTATCCTCCTGACGCAACTACGTTATGATTACCTCGACTCAGGGCCATCCTGGACCCAGATTCGCGAAATCTGGATTCGCGATCTCACCCCTCATCCAATTGGCGACTCCTGTTGGCTGAGCAGCGGCTACCTCGCTATCGGGGCGGGCAACCAGCTTTTTGTGTACGACAATGAGATTGAAGCCACAGACCGGGTGGTCTCACAGCTTCGCATTCCCACTCGTGGTTCATCGACTGTAGATCTCTTTGAAGTCGTGAGCCGACTGAACGGCGCGCTTCCTGTATTCCATCCGCAATTTCTCGCCCAGTGTATACTAAGCGGTAAGACGAACTTAGTGCATTCGATATTGATGAATCTCCATCGGAAGTTGAAGTTCTACACAGAGGGGGATGACATTGATGGTTTTCTAGAGATGGCGCTGGAAGATTTTTATGTGGATCATGAT GTGCCACAACAAGCAGTGTCTAAAGAGTTGCACTCGTCCTATGCGGATCTTTCCCTTGAAGAAGAGCCTACAGTCATGGACGAAGCCACGGCAGCCATTCTTAATGAGAATCTGGCGCGGGTTGCTCTACCACAACTAACTAGCCAGGAACAAGTCCGGCTGGTCGACACAATTGAATGTGTTGCCACTGTTGAAAAACACCGGCGCTCGATGGATGACAATGCTGCTCGCTATCTTCTGTTTTTCCGACAGCATATGCTGCGCAGGACACAAGGTATCGCGAATAATGACACAGTATCTTGGCGAGAGATTGTTTGGGCTTTCCATAGCGGCAGTCAAGACATACTTATTGACCTCGTATCGAGGCAGTTTGGTGGAAAGTTGTCATGGAAAGCAGCTCGGGAAAGTGGGATATTCATGTGGTTGTCGAATTCTGCAACAATT CGCGAGCAATTGGAGGTAGTTGCTCGAAATGAGTACACCAAGACTGAAGAAAGGAATCCCATTGACTGCTCTTTGTACTACCTTGCCctcagaaagaagaataTCCTTCAGGGTCTTTGGAGGATGGCGCACTGGAACCGAGAACAGTCCGCAACACAGAAATTGCTAGCAAACGATTTCCGGGAATCTCGTTGGCAGACAGCCGCGCTCAAGAACGCATATGCGCTGCTTGGGAGGCGGAGATTTG AGTACGCCGCGGcgttcttccttcttgcaGACCATTTGCGAGACGCTGTCCAGGTCTGTCTCAACCAAGTTGGTGATCTTCAACTCGCAATTGCCATTGCTCGCGCGTATGAAGGGGACAATGGCCCGGTGCTGAAAGAGATCTTGGAAACAAGAGTTTTGCCCGAAGCTGCCATGGATGGAAATCGCTGGATGGCTTCGTGGGCGTTCTGGATGCTTGGCCGCCGTGATATGGCTGTGCGGTCGCTTATT TCCCCCGTCGAGTCACTTATCCCGTCGGACCCAGCCTCCCCCGAGACCCCCGGATCAATTTCCCTGCAAGCCAAATCCTACCTATCCAATGACCCAGCACTGGTGGTTTTATACAAACAACTCCGCGAAATGACATTACAAACACTGAAAGGGGCCTCTAAGGTCTCCGCCCAAGCAGAATGGGAATTTGTTCTCCGCAACGCACGTCTGTATGATCGAATGGGCTGTGACCTGCTTGCTCTCGACCTCGTCCGCCACTGGGAGTTCTTGAAAGAACCACCGTCCACTCAACTTTCCAAAGACGGTATGATCAACCTGGTCGACGGCGCCATTGATTATAGGAAGATGCTCCGGCGGAGAAGCAGTCTTGTTGTTGCAGATATGCCGGCAAAGCCCAGGGAGCCGACGTCCCCGGTTGCCCCGAAGCAGCAACCACCGCCTACAATGTTTCATGAGCCGGATGCTAATTCGCTGCTTGATAGCTTTGGGTTTTAG
- a CDS encoding uncharacterized protein (transcript_id=CADANIAT00001967) — MHWTTAIPLLPLLTLTTPVQALRTTRILTKFTPSCPDPSIIPGDLDLAEEFTVGLNIRSGICQGVPVPLPLGLYDEVDHVSFELVHTEQAHSPLHYNSAIPLPSASPSSRPSLGARAGNNSHAPNLEVCTVRLFEKPGCSGFDKPLIQREFGVGAGIGGSSRCVKRSSEFMELGEVFIRVDCTDGSRPFPATGDIRGELPQAGENGTVAGAWGSHMNSTTTTSTTTTSGIGAVVGRWQRRRLSLLGR; from the exons ATGCACTGGACAACT GCtatccccctcctccccctcctcacACTCACAACTCCCGTACAAGCCCTCCGAACAACCCGCATCCTCACCAAATTCACTCCCTCGTGCCCCGATCCCTCTATCATCCCAGGCGACCTCGATCTCGCCGAAGAATTCACAGTAGGACTCAACATCCGCTCAGGCATTTGCCAAGGTGTCCCAGTGCCGCTCCCCCTAGGTCTCTATGACGAGGTCGACCACGTCTCATTCGAACTCGTCCACACGGAACAAGCACATTCGCCTCTTCACTACAACTCCGCGATCCCCCTTCCAAGCGCAAGCCCAAGCTCGAGGCCTAGTCTGGGAGCCCGGGCCGGCAACAACAGTCACGCGCCCAATCTGGAGGTCTGCACAGTGCGGCTTTTCGAAAAGCCCGGGTGCAGCGGCTTCGATAAACCGCTGATCCAGCGCGAGTTCGGTGTCGGTGCGGGCATTGGTGGAAGCAGTCGGTGTGTAAAGCGCAGTTCGGAGTTCATGGAGCTTGGGGAGGTGTTTATTAGGGTTGACTGCACAGATGGGAGTCGGCCTTTTCCTGCAACTGGCGATATTCGAGGAGAGCTGCCGCAGGCTGGTGAAAATGGGACCGTTGCGGGTGCTTGGGGATCACATATGAATAGCACTACTACGACTAGTACTACTACCACAAGTGGTATTGGTGCCGTGGTTGGAAGGtggcagcggaggaggttGTCGCTTTTGGGTCGTTAA
- the ccpA gene encoding protein ccpA (transcript_id=CADANIAT00001968), with translation MHLPNILLASALTLAPAVYGYGVATVDIAYHEACHNGEAPNNSVDDPESTVVTKDTCTQVRAKHSFDIDAYSFSVTPVTKDTTYVCHAVGIYTNDECVGLPISVIPLFPENNEAKTPCISDGYFDKNVSLKLYCEDGKDDDHEEHGHGPEHDKDNHEDVDDNDHNDTHEAYDKDGAEYGAEDADHREMQTPEAKPKGIEGILDGVNLIQVNFCP, from the exons ATGCATCTCCCCAAC ATTCTCCTTGCCTCGGCCTTGACGCTTGCCCCGGCCGTCTACGGTTACGGCGTCGCAACTGTTGACATCGCCTACCACGAAGCCTGCCACAATGGCGAAGCCCCTAACAACAGCGTTGACGACCCTGAGTCCACCGTCGTGACCAAGGACACCTGCACCCAGGTGCGTGCCAAGCACTCCTTTGACATCGACGCGTATTCCTTCTCCGTCACGCCGGTTACCAAGGACACGACGTACGTGTGCCACGCTGTTGGTATCTACACGAACGATGAGTGCGTGGGCCTCCCGATTTCTGTTATCCCTCTCTTCCCCGAGAATAATGAGGCGAAGACACCGTGCATCAGTGACGGTTACTTCGACAAGAACGTCTCTCTGAAGCTGTACTGTGAGGATGGTAAGGACGATGACCACGAGGAGCATGGCCATGGGCCTGAGCATGATAAGGACAACCATGAGGATGTCGATGATAATGACCATAATGACACCCATGAGGCTTATGATAAGGATGGAGCTGAGTATGGAGCTGAGGATGCGGATCACCGTGAAATGCAGACTCCTGAGGCTAAGCCAAAGGGTATTGAGGGTATCCTTGACGGTGTGAACTT AATCCAAGTCAACTTTTGTCCCTGA